The Candidatus Tanganyikabacteria bacterium DNA window GCACGATCGGCCCCCACGGACCGCGCCGCACGGCGCCGACAGCCTCCGCCCGGACGCAGACGCCCCACAGGGCGACGCGATCGAGCAGGGCGAGGCGTTCCTGGAGCTTGCGGCCGACGCCCGGGACGCGGGCTCGCTTGAATGCCGCGGGCATCCCGAGGGTCTCGAACTTCAGCCCGTCGCCGAGCCAGGCGTGGCTCTCCATGGCCTGGGTCGCGCCGGTCGGGTCGAGGGCCTCGGGGAAGAGGCCGGCCAGGGCCGAGCCCGGATGGCACTGGAACGCCGGCATCGCCCCGGGCAAGCCGCTGCGCGCGATGAGCCATGGAGTCTGGATGGCGCTTGCCGCCAGGATCACGGCACGGCGGGCATGCGCGCGGAAGGGCGCGCCGCTCCGGAAGCGACCCGCGACGCCGGCGGGCCGGTGGCCCCAGGACGGAAATACCCGCAGGACGCGGCATCTGGCGTAGAGGCGGGCCCCGTCGCCGATGGCCCGAGGCAAGAGGGTCAGATCGGCGCTCGCCCGCCCGTCATGGGGACAGCCCTGCAGGCAGCGGCCGGTCCCGCGGCAGCCGGGGGCGTTGCGCCGCGTCGGCCGGGCATCCTCGCCCAGGCCCGCGAGCATGGTCCGGCCGTTGCCGCCCCACAGGCCGGGCGGCGTCGGAGCGACGGACAGCTCGCGATCCATGGCCTCCCGGCAGCGCTCGAGTTCCTCCCATGGCAGGAGGCGCGCCCAGCGCGAATCGCGGCGCACCCATTCCCGCCAGACGGCCTCGGGGAGAGGCACCTGGATGCCGCCGTTGATGACGGTCGTCCCGCCGACGCAGCAGCCTTGCAGGAGGGGCAGGGGATCGGGCCCGATCGCCGCGACCGCGCCACCGTCGCGATACAGGCTCGCGAGGGCCTCGGCGGCGCCGCCGGGCGCCGGCCCCGCCGCCGCGCCTTCCTCGACGACCACGACCTCGTGGCCGGCCGCCGCCAGCCAGCGCGCGCAGGTCGCACCCGCGGCTCCGGAGCCGACTATCACGAAGTCGGCCATTTCCCGCACCGCAAGCTCCGAGCCGTCGCACAGCAGGCCCCTCGCGGGCATCGTCAGGGTTCCTCGGCAGAGACCAGGGCGACGAGCTTCCACCACTGGACAAGACCGCGCAAGGCGGCCAGGCGCGAGGCCGCCAGCCGTTCGATGAGGTCCTGGCGCGCGGCGGGATCCAGGCGCCGGAACGACTTGCCGGAACGCGCCAGGGCGGCGAACTGGAAGACCCAGGCAGAACCGAGCAATGCAAGGCGCACGTGCGCGGGGAAGAACCCGGGCGGCACCCGCCCCTGCCAGCCCGGCAGGATCGTCGCGCACACGGTCTGGGCTAGCGAAGGCGTCATGGCCGATCGAGCGCCCGCCGCGCGTTGATCCCGAAGTACAGCAGCAGGGCGACCGTCACGGTGTCGAGGACGCAGCCCGCGAGATGGCCGGGGAACGGCTCCGCGAACCAGGCGAGCAGCAACCCCACGGCAGCCGTACCCTTGAGGAAGACCAGCGGCGTGAGCACCGGAAACCATTTCCGGAGATCGACCTGGATCAGCGCGCAACAGAAGGCGAGCGTGAGCACGTTGGCGACCGCGAGCACGCGCCAGAGGGTGCTGTCCTCGGTATGCGGGTAGGCCCCGCCGCCCAGCATCGGTCCCAGGCGCGCGTACTCGGCCACGGCCACGCCGGGCGCGAACGCGTAGATCAGGGCCGGCACCAGAAACTGCAGGGCCAGCACCGTGTACACGACGTGGAAGGCGATCACCACGCCCGGCGTCTTGCGGGGAAGCACCGGCGCGTTCGCTTCGCTGTTCATCCTCACGTACCTCCGGGACCGACCGGTCGCCTCGCGCTTGTCAGCATACTCGCGAGCGTCGCCTGTGAGCTCCGCGGCCGGCCGGGAGATGGTTACTTCCGGCAACCGGTCGGTCTCGGCCGTGGGCCTAAGCAGGAGTGGCCTTAAGCAGGAATTGACCTAGGCTTTACTTTTTCTTAAGATGTTTCCCGGTAGGAGGGCCCCCGCATGCGTTTCTCGAAGTTTGGTGTCGCTCTGTGCAGTCTCGGCCTGGTGGCTGGCTGCGGGGTGGCCACGCCGGCGGGCCGGCCCGCCGCGACGCGGCCCGTGGCCGCCACGGTCTTCACGACCGCCGGTGCCACCGCGGAGCAGAAACAGGCCATCAGCGGCCGCCTGGCGGAGTTGCATTTGGCAACGGTCAAGGCGCTCGCGGTCAGGCCCGTGCGTGCGGGCACTCTGGGCGTCACGATTCCGGCGCTCACGGCGTACTACGCCCTCGAAGCGGAGTTGCGGGCCTCCGCCGACCCGGCCGCCCGGGCGCGGCTGTCCGAGCGGGCCGACAGGCTCACCGCGCAGGCGATGGCCGATCTCGGCCAGGCCCGGGATCCCTGGGGCGACCCCGACGCCGATCTCAAGCAGCGTCTGGCCACCTTGGAGCGCGAGTACGAGAACGGCACTTTCTCCTGGCGCGAGTACAACGAGGCCCGGATTGGCGCCATCTTGCGGGCCCACGGCGCCTCCACGGAGCTGCGCCTGGCGAGCCTCGAGGAGGTCCATCGCGACGGCGGCCTCGACTGGCAGACCTACAACAAGTACCGCCTCGATATCCTGGCAGGTAGCTACGGCACGCCGCTCGGCAAGCGCCTCGAACTGCTCGCGGACATCTACCGCGAGGGCGGCATCCGGTTTGCCGAGTACAACCAGACGCGGGTGCGGATGATCATGCAGGCGTACGGCGAGCCCATCGACGGCCGGCTGGCTTACCTGGAGGACGTGTATCGCGACGGCGGACTCACCTGGCAAGCCTACAACCAGGCGCGGCTGGATCTCATAGCCAGGGCCTACGACCAGCGTCTCGCCAAGCGCCTCGACCTCCTCGAGACGGTCTACCGGGAAGGCGGCATGACCTTCAAGGTCTTCAACGACACGCGGGTCGCGATGATCATGGGCGCCCGCTACGAGCCGCTGCAGACCCGCCTGGACTTCCTCGAGCAGGTGTATCGGGAGGGCGGTCTCACCTGGGCGGCCTACCAGGAGTATCGCAAGCAGTTGCTGGCCGAGGGTTAGGACCGCTTCCCGGCTGACGGCAGCGAGGACCGTAGCCCGAGCGGGTTCTACACCAAAGACGACGCCCGGCAGGCCAGAGGCAACGCGCGCTGGCCCGTCGAATCGGACAAGGAGAGCCAAGCGTGATAGCCGACATCCCCGCTCCGACCACCGTGCTCAACACCGAGCTGGCCGAAGTTCTGCCGGCCAAGGCCATGGTCGTCGGCATCGGCGCCGGCTCGATCCTCCTCTCGGGTGACTCTCCCTTCCTCCTGGGCTTCACGTACGCTCGCGGCATGGCGGGGGGCGAGTTCCGGGTCTTCGAGCACACCCTGACGCCGGGCGGCGGAATCCTAAAGAGCGCGATGGCGCTGGGGGGCGGCGTCGGCTGGAAGCACCCCTTGCCCGCGCTCGGCCCCTTCGCCACCGCGTGGAAGGGCGCGATTTACTACACCGGCCAGCCGGTCGGCCCGATCGACACCAATACCTCGATCGCCTCGCAGCCGACCTTCGGGCTGCAAATCGCGCTGCCCCTCACGCTGGGCGCCTGGGACGTGACCATGATGCCGCAGCTCGAGGGGATCTATGCGCAGCCGTACACGTCGCCCGCCGGCAGTTCAAAGACCGGCATCGGACCCAACCTGTCGGGATCATTGGCCCTGGTCAAACGCTGGGCGCCCGTGTCCTGGCTGGATTTCAACTTCGAGTTGATCCCGGGAATCGCACCCGGCGCCTTCCCGTTCGCGTCCGCGCCAGCGCCCTGGCACTTCAACATGGGCACTAACCTGGGAGTGACGTTCCGGTTCCTCGATCGCTGGGCACTCGCGCTCGCGGCAAGCCCGCTGTTCATCAACAACGAGTTCACCTCAGCGGAGGCCTACCACAACCGCGGCCTGCTCCGGGCAGCGGTGGAGGTCGGCTTCTAGCGCTGGTTCCCGCGCCGAGAAAGAGCCGGGCCGGCGTCAGGCCGGCCCGGTGATCGATCCCGCCAACTGCGAAATCAGCAACGACCCCCGGCTCAGCCGAGGCCGAGCTGGCTCTGCTGGCCCTGGCCGCCGGCGAAGGCCGCCTGGTCCTGGCCCAGGATGCCCTTGAGCAGGTTGGCGACCATGTCCATGATGCCGCCGGCCCCGCCGCCGCCGGCCGCCTGGCCGCCGCCGAGCGCGCCGCCGATCGTCTGCAGGATGCCGCCGGCCTTGCCGCCGCCCAGGGCGCCGCCGACGATGTTAAGAATCGGGCCCGCCAAACCAAGAAGTGCTCCCATTCGGGCTACCCCTTTCCCTCAACCACCTCTACACCTGGTGCCGCATCTCGGCACTCCCGACTGGTTGTCGTCGGAGATTAGGGAAAGGTTGTCCGATTTAACAGAGACTTGATGGGCTCAAGCGGCGCGCGCCGGCTGCAATCCCCGCTGCTCGACCAACCTGGCGACCAGTCCAGTCAGCGAAGCAAGCAGCGCCGTCATGGCGGCCACCAGCTTCAGCAGGTCGGCCTCGCTGAGCGGCCCGCCGGGCGCCGGAGCGGGCGGAACCGGCGCCGGATCGGCCAGCGTGATGGTAGCGGGTGCGCCGACGCCGGCCTGCAAGCCGACGTCGCCCGGCCCGCCGGCCGCCACGACGCCGGGCGCCCTGGCGTCCCCCGCGGCGAATGCTTCGAGCCCCGGCCCGATGGTAGGACGTTTCCAGCCGCCCTCGGCGGCGATCGCGATCGGCATCCCCTTGATCTCCCTCAGACCCACAACTATCCCTGCCAAAGGAGTATGTAGACTGAGGCCGGAAATCCTTTCTTGACGGCTCTTTAACCGCCGAACAGCCGCTGCACGCCGGCCTTGATCTTGTCGCCGATGATGGCGGAGAACAGGGCGTCGGCGATGGTGTAGCCGATCAGCGAGGCCGCCAGGCCGACCAGGAAGACCGGCAGGCCGGCCGTGAGGCCGAAGGCCCCGGCGACGGCGAGCACGCCGCCCGAGAACACCGCCGCGGCGCCGCCGGCGAAGAAGCCGGTCGCGGTGTCGCGGGCGATGCCGCCCATGGCCTCGGGCAGGCCTATCTGGCCGGAGAGCACGCCGTAGCCGTTGCTGAGGACCG harbors:
- a CDS encoding GMC family oxidoreductase; this translates as MPARGLLCDGSELAVREMADFVIVGSGAAGATCARWLAAAGHEVVVVEEGAAAGPAPGGAAEALASLYRDGGAVAAIGPDPLPLLQGCCVGGTTVINGGIQVPLPEAVWREWVRRDSRWARLLPWEELERCREAMDRELSVAPTPPGLWGGNGRTMLAGLGEDARPTRRNAPGCRGTGRCLQGCPHDGRASADLTLLPRAIGDGARLYARCRVLRVFPSWGHRPAGVAGRFRSGAPFRAHARRAVILAASAIQTPWLIARSGLPGAMPAFQCHPGSALAGLFPEALDPTGATQAMESHAWLGDGLKFETLGMPAAFKRARVPGVGRKLQERLALLDRVALWGVCVRAEAVGAVRRGPWGPIVHYALTPRDRQVMLRGLSILAIAMLEAGASEVWPAVYGAPEIVTSRAQAAALADLPARPGMVPMVATHLFGGVHVTDRFQVAGLPGLVVADSSLFPTNLGVNPMSAITAVATLVAEAWS